The sequence AAAGTCTTCATCCAGGCCGGCCGGGATCAAAAGATCTGAAGTGGCATGTTGTTTGGTAAAGGATTGTCCCATCTGTTTTTCAAGACGTTGTATCCTGTCCCGGTTTCGGTCGGTCAAGCTGACAGACATAGGGATGCCCGCCTTTATCAGGGCTTTGGCAAGGTCGCCTCTCCCCCTTGGTATTTTAGTCAGCAGACTGAATTGGCAGGTCTTTCCAAAACGGTTTAACACATGGGTGATATCATGGGGAAAGTCACACCAGTCCAGGGGATCTGATCCGCCGTAAAGGGCTAAGTCCGTGTTCCCGTGTGCCAAAAATTTATCAATAAATGTATTCACTGCATCAAAGCTGAAATGACCCCGGACTTTTGGTAAAGCCCATTCATTGCAGCGGCGGCAGAAATTGGAGCAACCCGAAGTCATCTGAAAGGTAATGGCCTCACTGAAAATATAGGGACGCTGCCAAGAGGCCAGGCCCAAGCCTTTTTCCCACACATCATATGCCATGTGGCCGGGTTCAGCCTGACGGACTTTGTCTGCAAGTAAATTTTTAAGATGCTTTGTCTGTTGTTTTAGGCCAGTTGTAGTATCAAGCAAATGTTTGTGCCGGATAAGGGCGGTCAGCGCCTGGCGCAAATACTTTTCATCAGTTTCGCCGAGCTCCGGCTTTTTAGCCGTGTCCGTGGCATATTCAATTAGAATTTTGAGTTGATCTGTATTTTTTGAAAATAGAGCAGCAAGAATCTTGTTTTTTAAGTCTTCAACGGGAGCATTCGGTGTGCTAATGATATTTTTAAAAACAGAAAAACCCAAAAATAATTCCTTAACAAAGATCGGTGTTTGGACGAAAAGTTGCCCGGATGCAAGGCGCAGAGGAATTTGCAACCGCAGCATACTAAGGTGTATGAGGATTATAAATTTTTCTGCAGTGCCGCAGTCGGGTGACTTTTCGTTGAAACACTAAATATAAAGGGGGCTTTTATGAAAAAAGCCCCCTTTATAATATCAGCTGAATATCGCAGATAAACTTTTCTAAACTACCCGCGAACCTCTTCTTTAACCGTGGTGGCAAGTTTGTACAGAATAGTCAGTACAAAAAAGCCTGCGCCGTATACACCCAGGGCAATGATTCCTTCTTGGAGTGTGGGGGCATATTCATTCACGTGATGTAGCGGAGAAGGAACAAAACCACCGGCGATCATGCCAAGCGCCTTGTCGATCCAGGCACCGAAAAATATCATGGCGCAGGTGACAGGCAACAGGGCGCGATTGTTTCTCAGTTTGGGAATCAGCAGGAAAATAGCGCCTAAACCCATGAGGATCAGGGCACTCCACATCCAGGGCACCATCATGTTGTGGCCATGCAGACCGAACAGCAGGTACTGGGTATGGGACAGATGACTGGGGATTCCAGAGTAGTAAACCACGAAACATTCACAAGCAAAAAAGAACAGGTTGGCAATGATGGCGTAGCAGACAATTTTTGACAAGGTCTGCATGGCTTCCCAGCCTGGATCAAACTTGGTGAATTTTTTAATAATGTAACAAAGGATGATCAGAAACGCAGGACCTGCAGCAAAGGCAGATGCCAGGAATCTGGGGGCCAGGATGGCCGTCAACCAGAACCCACGACCGGGCAGACCGCAGTACAGGTATGCGGTTACTGTATGGATGCCGATGGCAAAGGGGATGGAGAGATACACAAGGGGTTTTGTCCACCACACCGGTTCCACCTGGTTTCTTTCAGCTTCAAGTACCTTCCAGCCCACAACAATGTTCAAAAACAGATACCCGTTGAGAACAATCATGTCATAAAAGAGCATGGAGTGGGGGGTGGGGTACAAGAGCACATTCAGCATACGGATGGGTTGACCTAAGTCCACAACAATGAACAGCAGGCACATAATCAGACAGGCAACTGCCAGGAATTCACCTAAAATCGTGATTCTGTGAAACCGTTCATAATCATGCAGGTAATAGGGGATAACCACCATAACACCACCTGCGGCAACACCCACAAGAAAGGTGAAATTGGCGATGTAAAATCCCCAGGAGACGTCCCGGCTCATGCCCGTGATCTGCAGACCGTTCAGGAACTGATCAACGTAGGCGATGGCGCCTGCGCCCATTACGGCGAGCAAAAGGACAATCCACAACCAATATTTTTTACTTCCTTGAATAGCTATCTCAAGCATAGTCGCCTCTCTTAAACGATGTAGTAAACACTGGGTTCGGTACCCAGGGATTGTTTACGTCTGATTGTATAATGTTCGGCCAGAAGATGTCTGATTTCTGATTCAGGATCTTCCAGGTCTCCGACGACGATGGCGCCTTCGCTTGCTTCCACACAATGGGGCTGCTCACCTTTGGCCAGACGTTCGGCGCACAGGTTGCATTTTTCAACCACACCCTTGGTACGGGTAGGGAAATCCGGATCTGTCTCTTCAATGAAGGGACGTGGATCTCTGAAGTTGAAATTTCTTGAGCCGTATGGACAGGCTGCCATGCAGAACCGGCAGCCGATGCAGCGGTGGTAGTCCATAATGACAATGCCGTCTTCCCGTTTGAACGTTGCCTGGGTAGGGCATGCCTGTACACAGGGCGGGTTTTTACAATGGTTGCAGGTCACAAGAAAGGGAAGATCATGGAATTTTTCAGCCAAAAATTCATCTTCTTTGTCCGGAAAGGCATGGTGGAAATGTTCGTCCCAGATCCATGTAATTTCCTGCCCATCCCTGACCGGGCGGGTGCCTGGATATTTCTCAGCGTCCGGTTCAATGGTGAAATCCGGTACGTTATGGGATTTATGACAGGCTTCTTTGATGGCTTCAACAACGTCTTCGTTCAGCTTGGAGGTGTCAATGAGCATACCCCAGCGTTTGGCATGCAGGGCCTCTTCGTTTTTCTCCATTTTCGGTTGGGCGCTGCCGTGGGAGTCTGATGCGGCAAGGGTCATTACCGGAGCAGCACCCATTCCGATGGCAGCAATACCCGCTACTTTAAGAAAGCTTCTTCTGCTCTTTATCATCATTCAATCTCCTTGGGGTTGGTGTGACATTCCCAGCAATAGGGGCTTACAGAGGCATAGTCGTGGCAGCTGTCACAGAATTTGGCTTTGTCTTCATGGCAGCCCAGGCAGGAGTTTTCACCTGTGGACAGGCTCATGTTAAAGGTCTCGCCGTTGGTTCCGGTATATTTACGGTCGCCGGTGCGTACAACAGAATCACGCCACACATCCAGCAAATACATATGCTCTGCCCGCATTTCATATTTTTCCAGAACGCATTTCTTGACTGTTGCTGCTTTCCCCAGCAATTCCGGTTTAGGCGCGGCCTGTGTGCTTGTGATCAAGTTGAACCAAAACGGAGAAAGAACGGCGAGCACAAATACCACAAGTCCTGCCATAATCATATTTTTACTCATCTTATTCCTCCTCTACCCCGGGCAGGGGTTCCATTCTCAGGTCCTCGGTTCTTTCCTTTTCACCCGGCAGAATCAACGCATTGCCCACAAGTTCGTGAACGCCGATGACATCGACTTCAGGCACCCAGTATTCACACATGGTGGGAAGTGCTGCCCTGTCAATGGCGCAAATGGTGGCTAGAGAGTTGACCCCGAATTTCTCATGAACATATTTAACGGCATTGGCCCGGGGAAGGGCACCGGCCATTCTCAATTCAATATTTTCGCCGGCATTGAGCCCGGCGCCTGAACCGCAGCAGAAGGTCTGTTCACGGATGGTGTTGGGCGGCATTTCATAAAACTCGTCCGCACATGCTTTGATACAATACCGGGGTTCATCCAGAAGTCCCATGCCACGTGCAGGGTTGCAGGAATCGTGGAAGGTCAGGATCCGGTTGGAATTACGACTCTTGTCAAGTTCAAGCTTGCCGTGTTTGATCAGGTCAGCTGTGAATTCGCAGATGTGAACCATCTTGGTGGATGCGGCATTTTCAAACCGGGTACCCGTGATGGGGTTCACCGGCACTTCAAGGAAGTCGGCAGGACCGTTCATGGTGCCCATGTACTGGTTGATAACCCGCCACATATGACCGCACTCCCCGCCCAGAATCCATTTGACGCCCAGACGTTTTGCTTCGGCGTACATTTTAGCGTTAAGCCGTTTCATGGTTTCATGGGAGGTAAAGAACCCGAAGTTGCCGCCTTCGGAAGCATAGGTTGACCAGGTGACATCCAGTCCGTATTTATCTTTGAGATATTTAAACAGGATCATATAGCCCTGGCAGGTATATGTGCCGGGATCGGCAAATACGTCACCAGAGGGGGTGATAAAAAGGATGTCTGCGCCTTTTTTCTGGAACTGAGGCGTACAGTCAACCCCGGTGATATCTTCAATGTCTTCAACAAAGAATTCCAGCATGTCTTTAAAGGCGTGGGGCTGGATGCCTAAATGGTTTCCGGTCTGGTAACAATTGGAAACCGGAGTGGCAATCCAGTCAATATTCAGGCCCAAAAGATTGAGCAACTCACGGCCTATGATGGTAATTTCGGCCGTGTCAATGCCATAGGGGCAGAACACTGAGCAGCGCCGGCATTCCGTACATTGAAAAAAGTAGTACCACATCTCCTTGAGTGCTTCCAGGCTCATTTCCCTGGCACCTAAAAGACGCTTGCCACCTGGAATATTTTTCAGGAGTTTTCCGGCAAAGGTAAAGTCATTGCGGTAAATAGAGCGCAGCAACTCGGCCCGCAGTACCGGCATGTTTTTAGGATCTCCGGTTCCCAGGAAGAAATGGCATTTGTCTGCACAGGCGCCGCAGCGCACGCAGATGTCCATGAATATTTTAAAAGTACGGAAACGCTCCAGCCGTTCCTTGATTCCTTCGTGCAGGATTTCCTGCCAGTTTTCCGGCAGTTTCCAGTCATCCTCTAGTGGATTCCATTCCCTGGCATTGGGAAGGCCCAAGGTCTCAACACTTTCCGGTTTGGCTGCATAGCAATACATACCTGGCCGAATCTGAACGGATTTGGTAGTGTCCAGCCAGTTTCTAGGCTCGGAGCTAGACCGGGGACTAAAGTCAATTTTGTCTAATGCTTCATCCGGTGTAAGTTCGTCAGCCATCTATCACTCCTTTTTATCCACCGGCAGTCCGGCTTCAATCATTTTGTCTCTGAAGTGGTCCTCATACTGTTCATATGTATGGATGGGCACATCATAGTTCCAAGGGTTAACATGCCGTTTGGCACGGGTGTTGTTGGCCATATTCCGGGTGGGGCTTAAGAAGATGCCGCCCATGTGCATCAATTTGCTCATGGGGAAATAGGCGAACAGGATGCTCACAAGGAAAAGATGGCCGTAGAACAGCCCGCCGACTTCTTCGGGAATATGGGGATGGAAGGTAACCAGTCCCATGGTCATTTCCTTGATGCCGATGATATCCACTTTAGTGAAATAGCGCATGGCAATGCCGGTGGCGGCGATGCCGATGATTAAGAACAAGGGGAAATAATCAGCAGCCTGGGAAATATAGCTGACTTTGGCATCAAGAATTCTGCGGCTTAACAGGAAAAGCGTTGCCAGCAGAAGGACAGGTCCGGAAATAAACAGCCCGGGAAGACCAACCTGTATAATGCCGTCCAGATATTCCAGAGACTGAATGAATCCGGGAACAGGCGCAGTGAAAAATCTAAAGTGCCTGAGTAGAACTACCAGGAATGCGTAGTGGAATGCAAGCGCGCCTACCCATAGAAAAATTTCCCAGGAATAGGTAAG comes from uncultured Desulfobacter sp. and encodes:
- the dsrM gene encoding sulfate reduction electron transfer complex DsrMKJOP subunit DsrM — protein: MNQRYLIPLTAVFLLFLLAYAGVEGLGLQVVFGVLIPYLAIAAFLIGFVIKVKGWAASAVPFRIPTTCGQQKSLPWIKQNTIDNPNTSAGVFVRMLLEIFAFRSLFRNTKAAFNRNASNKLTYSWEIFLWVGALAFHYAFLVVLLRHFRFFTAPVPGFIQSLEYLDGIIQVGLPGLFISGPVLLLATLFLLSRRILDAKVSYISQAADYFPLFLIIGIAATGIAMRYFTKVDIIGIKEMTMGLVTFHPHIPEEVGGLFYGHLFLVSILFAYFPMSKLMHMGGIFLSPTRNMANNTRAKRHVNPWNYDVPIHTYEQYEDHFRDKMIEAGLPVDKKE
- the nrfD gene encoding NrfD/PsrC family molybdoenzyme membrane anchor subunit gives rise to the protein MLEIAIQGSKKYWLWIVLLLAVMGAGAIAYVDQFLNGLQITGMSRDVSWGFYIANFTFLVGVAAGGVMVVIPYYLHDYERFHRITILGEFLAVACLIMCLLFIVVDLGQPIRMLNVLLYPTPHSMLFYDMIVLNGYLFLNIVVGWKVLEAERNQVEPVWWTKPLVYLSIPFAIGIHTVTAYLYCGLPGRGFWLTAILAPRFLASAFAAGPAFLIILCYIIKKFTKFDPGWEAMQTLSKIVCYAIIANLFFFACECFVVYYSGIPSHLSHTQYLLFGLHGHNMMVPWMWSALILMGLGAIFLLIPKLRNNRALLPVTCAMIFFGAWIDKALGMIAGGFVPSPLHHVNEYAPTLQEGIIALGVYGAGFFVLTILYKLATTVKEEVRG
- a CDS encoding (Fe-S)-binding protein, with the translated sequence MADELTPDEALDKIDFSPRSSSEPRNWLDTTKSVQIRPGMYCYAAKPESVETLGLPNAREWNPLEDDWKLPENWQEILHEGIKERLERFRTFKIFMDICVRCGACADKCHFFLGTGDPKNMPVLRAELLRSIYRNDFTFAGKLLKNIPGGKRLLGAREMSLEALKEMWYYFFQCTECRRCSVFCPYGIDTAEITIIGRELLNLLGLNIDWIATPVSNCYQTGNHLGIQPHAFKDMLEFFVEDIEDITGVDCTPQFQKKGADILFITPSGDVFADPGTYTCQGYMILFKYLKDKYGLDVTWSTYASEGGNFGFFTSHETMKRLNAKMYAEAKRLGVKWILGGECGHMWRVINQYMGTMNGPADFLEVPVNPITGTRFENAASTKMVHICEFTADLIKHGKLELDKSRNSNRILTFHDSCNPARGMGLLDEPRYCIKACADEFYEMPPNTIREQTFCCGSGAGLNAGENIELRMAGALPRANAVKYVHEKFGVNSLATICAIDRAALPTMCEYWVPEVDVIGVHELVGNALILPGEKERTEDLRMEPLPGVEEE
- the dsrJ gene encoding sulfate reduction electron transfer complex DsrMKJOP subunit DsrJ codes for the protein MSKNMIMAGLVVFVLAVLSPFWFNLITSTQAAPKPELLGKAATVKKCVLEKYEMRAEHMYLLDVWRDSVVRTGDRKYTGTNGETFNMSLSTGENSCLGCHEDKAKFCDSCHDYASVSPYCWECHTNPKEIE
- a CDS encoding 4Fe-4S dicluster domain-containing protein, with product MMIKSRRSFLKVAGIAAIGMGAAPVMTLAASDSHGSAQPKMEKNEEALHAKRWGMLIDTSKLNEDVVEAIKEACHKSHNVPDFTIEPDAEKYPGTRPVRDGQEITWIWDEHFHHAFPDKEDEFLAEKFHDLPFLVTCNHCKNPPCVQACPTQATFKREDGIVIMDYHRCIGCRFCMAACPYGSRNFNFRDPRPFIEETDPDFPTRTKGVVEKCNLCAERLAKGEQPHCVEASEGAIVVGDLEDPESEIRHLLAEHYTIRRKQSLGTEPSVYYIV